From Acidothermus cellulolyticus 11B, a single genomic window includes:
- a CDS encoding pyridoxal phosphate-dependent aminotransferase, translating into MVGERLVPHLRGLGTTIFAEMSARAEETDAVNLGQGFPDVDGPDDIKRLVADAIWHGPNQYAPGIGFRELREAVAAHQKRFYGLEVDPDSEVLITAGATEAVTAALLAFVDAGDDVIALEPYYDSYAAAIAMARGRRVPVTLHAPDFRLDIAALQAAVTPRTKVILLNSPHNPTGTVLTEEELRAVAEVAVAHDLLVITDEVYEHLVYEGRHIPIATFPGMWERTVTISSAGKTFAFTGWKIGWVTGPEPLVSAVRTVKQFLTYTNAAPMQRGIAAGLGMPDAYFQQLAADLARKRDFLCTGLAELGFTVYPPAGTYFVTVDVRPLGYLDGLAFCRDLPYRVGVAAIPHVVFYDHADIGRPLVRFAFCKREDVLAEALRRLARLRG; encoded by the coding sequence ATGGTCGGTGAGCGTCTGGTCCCCCACCTGCGCGGTCTCGGCACGACGATTTTCGCCGAGATGTCCGCGCGTGCCGAGGAGACGGATGCGGTGAACCTGGGTCAGGGATTCCCCGACGTCGACGGCCCGGACGACATCAAGCGGCTTGTCGCCGACGCGATTTGGCACGGTCCCAATCAGTACGCCCCCGGCATCGGCTTCCGCGAATTGCGGGAGGCGGTTGCCGCGCATCAGAAGCGTTTTTACGGCCTCGAGGTGGATCCCGACAGCGAGGTCCTCATTACGGCCGGGGCCACCGAGGCGGTGACCGCGGCATTGTTGGCATTCGTCGACGCCGGCGACGACGTCATCGCGCTCGAGCCGTATTACGATTCCTACGCCGCGGCGATTGCGATGGCGCGCGGCCGCCGGGTACCGGTGACGTTGCATGCTCCTGATTTCCGGCTGGACATTGCCGCACTGCAGGCCGCCGTGACGCCGCGGACGAAAGTCATCCTGCTCAATTCGCCGCACAATCCCACGGGGACCGTGCTGACCGAGGAGGAACTGCGGGCGGTCGCCGAGGTGGCCGTGGCGCATGACCTGCTGGTGATTACGGACGAGGTGTATGAGCATCTCGTCTACGAGGGCCGGCACATCCCGATTGCCACGTTCCCGGGCATGTGGGAGCGGACGGTCACGATTTCGTCCGCAGGGAAGACGTTTGCCTTCACCGGTTGGAAAATTGGATGGGTGACCGGACCGGAGCCGCTGGTCAGCGCGGTGCGGACCGTCAAGCAATTCCTCACCTACACGAACGCGGCGCCGATGCAGCGGGGCATCGCCGCCGGGCTGGGCATGCCGGATGCTTATTTCCAGCAGCTGGCCGCGGATTTGGCGCGCAAGCGCGATTTTCTCTGCACCGGGCTTGCCGAGCTTGGTTTCACCGTGTATCCGCCGGCGGGTACGTACTTCGTCACGGTCGATGTCCGTCCGCTCGGTTACCTGGACGGACTCGCCTTCTGTCGGGATCTTCCGTACCGAGTGGGTGTCGCGGCGATTCCGCACGTCGTTTTCTACGACCACGCCGACATCGGACGTCCATTGGTTCGGTTCGCCTTCTGCAAGCGCGAGGACGTGCTGGCCGAGGCATTGCGGCGGCTGGCGCGGCTGCGTGGGTGA
- a CDS encoding SDR family NAD(P)-dependent oxidoreductase, which translates to MTRVLITGASAGIGRGFATQYAKLGHDLVLVSRDERRLADLAHELRTRHHVDVEVIPADLADPIALEKVEQRAASAEHPVDVLVNNAGFGIGTDFLHSSVETETQAIDVMIRAPMRLTKAVLPGMLERRSGAIIMVSSISGIVPHDSYGAIKAWVLRFSQVLSFELAGTGVRCIALCPGLTRTEFHDRAGIEVHRAPRAFWLDVDTVVRRCLVDLARGKTVSIPGWQYRLIAAVGRFLPVSWYGRLFRG; encoded by the coding sequence ATGACCAGGGTGTTGATCACAGGCGCTAGTGCGGGGATCGGCCGTGGCTTCGCCACCCAGTACGCGAAGCTCGGGCACGACCTGGTGCTCGTCTCCCGGGACGAGCGTCGGCTCGCTGATCTCGCACACGAGCTCCGCACGCGCCACCACGTCGACGTCGAAGTCATCCCCGCAGACCTCGCTGACCCCATCGCGCTCGAGAAGGTCGAACAACGGGCCGCGTCGGCCGAACACCCCGTCGACGTCCTCGTCAACAACGCCGGTTTCGGCATCGGGACTGACTTTCTTCATTCCAGTGTGGAGACGGAAACCCAGGCCATCGACGTGATGATTCGCGCGCCGATGCGGCTGACGAAAGCCGTGCTCCCCGGCATGCTGGAGCGGCGATCCGGTGCGATCATCATGGTCTCCAGCATTTCCGGAATCGTGCCGCATGACAGCTACGGAGCCATCAAGGCCTGGGTTCTGCGATTCAGCCAGGTGCTCTCCTTCGAACTGGCCGGCACCGGCGTCCGCTGCATTGCGCTCTGTCCCGGCCTGACCCGGACGGAATTTCACGACCGCGCCGGCATCGAGGTACACCGGGCGCCGCGGGCGTTCTGGCTGGACGTCGACACGGTCGTCCGCCGCTGCCTCGTTGACCTGGCGCGCGGCAAGACGGTGTCCATTCCCGGCTGGCAGTACCGCCT
- a CDS encoding carbohydrate kinase family protein has product MIVVCGETLVDLVPAGDGLWRALPGGSPANVAVALARLGTPVAMLARIATDPFGVLLRDRLMREHVDMRYVVTAREPSTLAVVSFDEAGNARYSFYLEGTADWQWRIEEFPPVFGPETVALHAGSMALMRPPGGAVVEGVLRREFPHRVISVDPNVRAVLCPDPAQYRAAVERWLEHAHIVKASVDDVRWLYPGVSPDDVLLRWLRLGPLVVVLTLGADGAMARSASGAAVTVPGMSVPVVDTIGAGDTFSGALLHHFARNGALSIEKLRVIDEGELAAALRFAAAAAAVTCQRAGADPPRLQEIPGEASA; this is encoded by the coding sequence GTGATCGTGGTATGCGGTGAAACGCTGGTCGATCTCGTACCGGCGGGCGACGGCCTGTGGCGGGCATTGCCGGGCGGGAGCCCGGCGAATGTCGCCGTCGCCTTGGCCCGGCTTGGCACGCCGGTCGCAATGCTCGCCCGCATTGCGACGGATCCGTTCGGCGTGCTGCTCCGCGACCGGCTGATGCGCGAGCACGTTGACATGCGGTACGTGGTCACCGCGCGGGAACCATCGACCCTTGCCGTCGTCTCATTCGACGAGGCAGGCAACGCGCGTTACTCGTTCTACCTGGAGGGTACGGCGGATTGGCAATGGCGGATCGAGGAATTTCCGCCGGTGTTCGGCCCAGAGACAGTGGCCCTCCATGCGGGATCGATGGCGTTGATGCGTCCACCCGGGGGGGCCGTGGTGGAAGGCGTGCTTCGCCGGGAATTCCCGCACCGGGTGATTTCCGTCGATCCGAATGTGCGGGCCGTGCTCTGCCCGGATCCCGCGCAGTACCGGGCGGCCGTCGAGCGGTGGCTCGAGCACGCGCACATCGTGAAGGCGAGCGTGGACGACGTGCGGTGGCTGTACCCCGGTGTGTCACCGGACGACGTGCTGTTGCGCTGGCTGCGCCTTGGTCCGCTCGTCGTGGTGCTGACCCTCGGGGCCGACGGAGCAATGGCCCGAAGTGCGAGCGGGGCGGCCGTCACCGTGCCCGGAATGTCCGTCCCGGTTGTTGACACCATAGGGGCCGGGGACACCTTCAGCGGCGCATTGCTCCACCACTTCGCGCGCAACGGCGCTCTCAGCATTGAGAAATTGCGCGTCATCGACGAGGGAGAGCTTGCGGCTGCGCTCCGATTTGCCGCAGCCGCGGCTGCCGTGACGTGTCAGCGGGCTGGCGCGGATCCCCCGCGTCTCCAGGAGATTCCCGGGGAAGCCTCAGCCTGA